One genomic window of Peptococcaceae bacterium 1198_IL3148 includes the following:
- a CDS encoding DUF1015 domain-containing protein — translation MAKIIGIKGKQLSGKPVFYYYQQQFDYKGERKSRTGFICGVKLEHYDKGIILPHQEILPNISDERLALLKNSGDNIGPVLGLYNDFAGSIDQLIQQAAGANVDVQFTDADGAIHSLTAINDDAVIQQVQQQMERQRIFIANGHHSYDAALRYAQENPQANYITMALMNLYDPNLIILPVHRLIKDVPDLDVDKFMQQLREDYVVEPFNVNQSGENIEEFMQALYHRGGFDYGLGIEHCRTFGLYTGNGQGYLVTLESETTMDQLMPKEGYSLALQGIDVFVLHYTVLQRLLGIGRQNQAETAEQKHQKADTNIKRASVVYTRKEIEALRKVDSGQCQLAFLLNPVVFDEFTAVAIGGELMPPKSTYFYPPLPADLLKKL, via the coding sequence ATGGCCAAAATCATTGGCATCAAAGGTAAGCAACTGAGCGGAAAGCCAGTGTTTTACTATTACCAACAACAATTTGATTATAAAGGCGAAAGAAAAAGTCGCACCGGATTTATCTGTGGAGTTAAGCTGGAACACTACGATAAAGGGATTATTCTACCCCACCAAGAGATATTGCCAAATATAAGTGATGAACGGTTGGCGCTGTTAAAAAATTCTGGGGACAACATCGGCCCAGTGCTGGGACTTTATAACGACTTTGCCGGCAGCATTGACCAGCTAATTCAACAGGCTGCTGGCGCCAATGTAGACGTGCAGTTCACAGATGCAGATGGCGCAATCCACAGCTTAACAGCAATTAATGACGACGCAGTCATCCAACAAGTGCAACAACAAATGGAGCGGCAACGGATTTTTATTGCCAATGGCCACCACAGTTATGATGCCGCTTTGCGCTATGCCCAAGAAAATCCCCAGGCCAACTACATAACAATGGCACTAATGAACCTGTATGACCCCAATTTAATTATTTTACCGGTACATCGGTTGATTAAAGACGTGCCTGACCTTGACGTGGATAAATTTATGCAGCAACTTAGGGAAGATTATGTGGTTGAACCCTTTAATGTTAATCAAAGCGGAGAAAACATTGAGGAATTTATGCAAGCACTTTATCATCGGGGCGGATTTGATTACGGCTTAGGAATTGAACACTGCCGCACCTTTGGCCTATACACCGGCAATGGCCAAGGGTATCTGGTGACCTTGGAAAGTGAAACCACCATGGATCAATTAATGCCCAAAGAAGGCTACTCGCTGGCGTTACAAGGAATAGATGTATTTGTACTCCACTACACCGTTTTGCAACGACTGTTGGGCATTGGCAGGCAAAACCAAGCCGAAACCGCAGAACAAAAACATCAGAAAGCCGATACCAATATCAAAAGGGCCAGCGTTGTCTACACCAGAAAAGAAATCGAGGCCCTAAGGAAAGTGGACAGTGGGCAATGTCAACTGGCATTTCTCCTCAACCCAGTGGTATTCGACGAATTTACCGCGGTAGCCATCGGTGGAGAACTGATGCCACCAAAAAGCACCTATTTCTACCCTCCGTTGCCGGCAGATTTGCTAAAGAAACTATAA
- the purE gene encoding 5-(carboxyamino)imidazole ribonucleotide mutase, whose amino-acid sequence MVEPLVGIVMGSDSDLPIMKGAADILTKFGIPYEVIISSAHRVPEQTATYARTAHQRGLQAIIAGAGMAAHLPGVIAAFTPLPVIGVPIKSGALEGVDALYAIVQMPSGIPVATVAINGAKNAGILAAQIVATADPAVQQRIIQYKEEMAGEVQRKADKLTELGIDGYLATK is encoded by the coding sequence ATGGTTGAACCTTTAGTCGGCATTGTAATGGGCAGTGATTCTGATTTGCCAATTATGAAGGGGGCAGCAGATATTTTAACCAAATTTGGGATACCCTATGAAGTGATTATTTCATCTGCCCACCGGGTACCCGAACAAACCGCTACCTATGCCCGTACCGCCCATCAGCGGGGCTTGCAAGCGATAATTGCCGGGGCCGGTATGGCAGCTCACTTGCCTGGGGTGATTGCCGCTTTCACACCGCTACCGGTAATTGGAGTGCCCATTAAATCCGGTGCCCTGGAGGGTGTGGATGCACTCTATGCAATTGTGCAAATGCCTTCGGGAATACCAGTGGCCACCGTGGCCATTAATGGTGCCAAAAATGCGGGCATTTTAGCGGCTCAGATTGTGGCCACCGCAGACCCAGCTGTCCAGCAAAGGATTATCCAGTACAAAGAAGAAATGGCCGGGGAAGTACAAAGAAAGGCTGACAAATTAACAGAACTTGGCATTGATGGCTATCTGGCTACCAAGTAA
- the guaA gene encoding glutamine-hydrolyzing GMP synthase: MSVGQEMVVVLDFGGQYTQLIARRIRECQVFCEILPYNTSIEEIKQKQPKGIVFSGGPSSVYAENAPAVNPAIYELGIPIMGICYGMQMMAHQLGGKVGRGTQREYGKIMLEVLENSGLLAGLETTEQCWMSHFDRVENAPAGFVVNSRSPHAPVASMYCPDRKLYAVQFHPEVVHTPKGKQVLQNFLYNICGCTGSWTMGSFLEDTIAEVRAKVGNKQVLCGLSGGVDSSVAALLVHKAVGDNLTCVFVDHGLLRKGEAEQVVSTFREKFKMKLVHVDASERFLTKLAGVTDPERKRKIIGEEFIRVFEAEAAKLGQIDFLVQGTLYPDVVESGTATAAVIKSHHNVGGLPEDMQFELIEPLKWLFKDEVRQLGEEMDMPAEVVWRQPFPGPGLAVRILGEITKDKLAILREADAIVTDEIKKAGLDREIWQYFAVLPNLKSVGVMGDERTYAHTIGVRAIHSNDGMTADWARLPYEVLETISLRICNEMDQVNRVVYDITSKPPSTIEWE, translated from the coding sequence ATGTCTGTGGGACAAGAAATGGTGGTTGTGCTGGACTTTGGCGGTCAATATACCCAATTGATTGCCCGGCGCATCAGGGAGTGTCAGGTGTTTTGCGAAATTCTGCCTTACAACACTTCCATAGAAGAAATTAAGCAAAAGCAACCCAAGGGTATTGTGTTTTCTGGTGGTCCATCCAGTGTTTATGCAGAAAATGCCCCCGCTGTCAACCCGGCAATTTATGAGCTGGGTATCCCCATTATGGGCATTTGTTATGGTATGCAAATGATGGCTCACCAATTGGGCGGTAAAGTGGGTCGTGGCACCCAACGGGAGTATGGCAAAATAATGTTGGAAGTGCTGGAAAACAGCGGCCTGTTAGCAGGGCTGGAAACCACTGAACAGTGCTGGATGAGCCATTTTGATCGGGTGGAGAATGCACCAGCAGGGTTTGTGGTTAATTCCCGCAGTCCCCATGCTCCAGTGGCCAGCATGTATTGCCCCGACAGAAAGCTTTATGCAGTACAGTTCCATCCCGAGGTGGTGCATACCCCTAAAGGAAAACAAGTACTGCAGAATTTTTTGTATAACATTTGTGGTTGCACCGGCAGTTGGACAATGGGTTCCTTTTTGGAGGATACCATTGCCGAAGTGCGGGCTAAAGTTGGCAATAAGCAGGTGCTATGCGGGTTAAGTGGCGGCGTAGATTCCTCGGTGGCCGCACTACTGGTACACAAAGCAGTGGGTGACAACCTGACCTGTGTTTTTGTGGACCATGGTTTGTTGCGCAAAGGTGAAGCGGAGCAAGTGGTTAGTACCTTCCGGGAAAAGTTTAAAATGAAGCTGGTTCATGTTGATGCCAGTGAGCGGTTTTTAACCAAACTGGCCGGAGTAACTGATCCAGAACGTAAGCGCAAAATTATTGGTGAAGAGTTTATCAGAGTTTTTGAAGCGGAAGCGGCAAAGTTAGGACAAATTGATTTCTTGGTTCAAGGCACCCTTTATCCCGATGTGGTGGAGAGTGGTACTGCCACCGCGGCGGTAATTAAATCGCACCACAACGTCGGCGGATTGCCGGAAGATATGCAGTTTGAACTGATTGAACCACTTAAGTGGTTGTTTAAGGATGAAGTGCGTCAGTTGGGCGAGGAAATGGACATGCCGGCAGAGGTGGTATGGCGGCAACCATTCCCTGGCCCTGGATTAGCGGTGCGCATTTTGGGTGAGATCACCAAGGACAAGCTGGCGATATTGCGAGAAGCTGACGCCATTGTCACCGACGAGATTAAAAAGGCTGGCCTGGACAGAGAAATCTGGCAATACTTTGCGGTGCTGCCCAACCTAAAGAGCGTTGGTGTCATGGGTGACGAGCGCACTTATGCTCACACCATTGGGGTGCGGGCCATTCACAGTAACGACGGCATGACCGCCGACTGGGCGCGCTTACCCTACGAAGTGCTGGAAACCATCTCTTTACGGATTTGCAATGAGATGGATCAGGTGAACAGAGTGGTATATGATATTACCTCTAAGCCACCCAGCACCATTGAGTGGGAGTAG
- the fliM gene encoding flagellar motor switch protein FliM — MKDVLSQAEIDSLLDSLSSGKVTAEEIEKDVAQQKLKTYDFRRPNKFSKEHLRTLHVLHDSYARLLTNFLSGFLHSNINIAVASVGQFTYEEFTRSMVSPTLLTVFNYTSHKGNAVMETNPYFLMPLIDLQLGGVGEVPDKLRELTDIELSVARKLLEKILDQLSVIWKDIIKGNANIVSLESNPHLHQMLSPNEIVLVITFATNVCDENRGLLNLCFPYSFLEPVLSKFSVNQFSQIYQEREPEDLDALENWLNCSDVDLSVEVGKGSINVKEFLELQSGDVLILDRPQNQDFDLYVQDHLKFKVQAGTIGKKLAVQVVSLTEEACCFDK, encoded by the coding sequence GTGAAAGATGTGCTATCCCAAGCAGAAATTGATTCATTATTAGATAGTTTATCGTCCGGTAAGGTGACCGCAGAAGAAATTGAAAAGGATGTAGCGCAACAGAAGCTTAAAACCTACGACTTTCGGCGGCCCAACAAGTTTTCTAAGGAACATCTGCGCACATTGCATGTTTTACATGACAGTTATGCTAGGTTATTAACTAACTTTTTATCTGGTTTTCTACACTCTAACATTAATATTGCAGTGGCTTCGGTGGGTCAATTTACCTATGAAGAATTCACTCGCTCAATGGTTAGCCCCACGCTGCTGACAGTTTTTAACTATACTTCCCATAAGGGTAACGCAGTGATGGAGACCAACCCTTATTTCTTGATGCCGTTAATAGACTTACAGTTAGGCGGCGTGGGAGAGGTGCCGGATAAGCTGCGGGAGTTAACGGATATTGAACTTTCTGTGGCTAGAAAACTCTTGGAAAAGATTTTGGACCAGTTAAGCGTAATTTGGAAGGATATTATTAAAGGGAACGCCAATATTGTGTCTTTGGAAAGCAACCCCCACCTGCATCAAATGTTGTCACCCAATGAGATTGTTTTGGTGATTACCTTTGCCACCAACGTGTGTGATGAAAACAGGGGCTTATTAAACCTGTGTTTTCCCTATTCATTCTTAGAACCGGTGTTATCAAAGTTTTCGGTTAACCAGTTTAGTCAAATCTATCAAGAGCGGGAGCCGGAGGATTTGGATGCATTGGAAAATTGGCTTAATTGTTCAGATGTGGATTTAAGTGTGGAAGTGGGTAAAGGCAGTATTAACGTTAAGGAGTTTTTAGAACTGCAGTCGGGGGATGTGTTGATTCTTGACCGCCCGCAGAATCAAGACTTTGACTTGTATGTACAAGATCATTTGAAGTTTAAGGTACAGGCTGGAACCATTGGCAAAAAGCTGGCGGTACAGGTGGTATCATTAACGGAGGAGGCATGTTGTTTTGACAAGTGA
- a CDS encoding NCS2 family permease: MFEKLFQLKKYNTDVKTEVIAGLTTFMAMAYILFLNPTILSGTGMDRDAVFFATAVAAGIVTIAMGLFVNFPIALAPGMGLNAYFAAVAAQGMGMTWQVALGAVFISGVVFIILTVTQIRQLLVVAVPNSLKRAITVGLGLFITVVGLKMAEIMAVTAVPIESTIETLAKEGQAAFMSFEWNLGMGSFANPNTMLALIGLAITAILMAKRVKGALLIGILVSTLVGIPLGVTVIPENFSLFALPNLSNLNIGALDIKGALDMGIWAVVFTFTFVELFDTFGTLVGTAGKAGLLDKDGNSPRLGKAMMVDAFGISFGALMGTSTLTAYAESSAGVGEGGRTGLTAVTTGVMFLLALVLAPLAGLIPSAATSPALIIVGVLMASAVREIDFDDFTEAFPAFLTLTLMPFTYNIANGIAAGIVSYTVLKAVAGRAKEIHWMMWLLTVVIVIRYAFLAG, translated from the coding sequence TTGTTTGAAAAACTATTTCAACTAAAGAAGTACAACACAGACGTAAAAACAGAAGTGATTGCAGGTCTAACAACGTTTATGGCCATGGCTTATATTCTTTTTCTGAACCCCACCATTCTTAGTGGTACTGGTATGGACAGGGATGCAGTGTTTTTTGCCACAGCGGTGGCTGCCGGCATAGTTACCATTGCCATGGGTTTGTTTGTTAACTTTCCCATTGCGTTGGCTCCTGGTATGGGCTTAAATGCTTACTTTGCCGCCGTGGCTGCCCAAGGGATGGGTATGACTTGGCAAGTGGCGCTGGGTGCAGTATTTATTTCTGGTGTTGTTTTTATTATTTTAACGGTAACCCAAATTCGTCAATTGTTGGTGGTGGCAGTACCTAACTCATTAAAACGAGCCATTACCGTCGGTCTCGGTCTCTTTATTACTGTGGTTGGCTTAAAAATGGCTGAAATTATGGCGGTTACGGCAGTACCCATTGAGTCAACTATTGAAACCCTGGCCAAAGAAGGGCAAGCTGCTTTTATGTCCTTTGAATGGAACCTGGGCATGGGCAGTTTTGCTAATCCCAACACCATGCTGGCTTTAATTGGCTTGGCCATTACTGCCATTTTGATGGCTAAAAGGGTTAAGGGTGCTTTATTAATTGGTATTTTAGTTTCCACCTTGGTGGGTATTCCTTTGGGCGTTACTGTGATCCCCGAGAACTTTTCTCTGTTTGCGCTACCTAATCTGAGCAACTTAAACATTGGTGCGCTGGATATTAAAGGTGCTTTAGATATGGGCATTTGGGCCGTTGTATTTACCTTTACCTTTGTGGAATTATTTGATACCTTTGGTACTTTGGTTGGTACTGCCGGCAAAGCCGGTTTGTTGGATAAAGACGGCAACAGCCCCAGATTGGGTAAAGCCATGATGGTAGACGCCTTTGGTATTTCCTTTGGTGCATTAATGGGTACCAGTACCCTTACTGCCTACGCCGAAAGTAGTGCCGGTGTTGGTGAAGGTGGCCGTACTGGTCTGACTGCCGTTACCACCGGTGTGATGTTTTTACTGGCTTTGGTGCTGGCACCATTGGCTGGTTTAATCCCCAGTGCTGCCACCTCTCCGGCGTTGATTATTGTAGGTGTGTTGATGGCTTCTGCGGTAAGAGAAATAGATTTTGATGATTTTACCGAAGCCTTCCCGGCATTTTTAACCTTAACTTTAATGCCCTTTACCTATAACATTGCCAATGGTATTGCAGCTGGTATTGTTTCTTATACCGTGCTCAAGGCGGTGGCTGGTCGCGCTAAGGAAATCCACTGGATGATGTGGCTATTGACAGTAGTGATTGTTATCCGCTATGCCTTTTTAGCCGGATAA
- the hpt gene encoding hypoxanthine phosphoribosyltransferase produces the protein MHPDVLKISLTEEEIKARVKELGQQISKDYEGESVLTIGILKGAMIFLADLVRNITVPTSFDFMAVSSYGSSTQSSGAVRILKDLDKSIEGKHVIIVEDIVDTGLTLNYLVDNLRARGPKSIKICTLLSKPDRRTVGVDIDYNGFTIPDEFVVGYGLDYDERYRNLPYIAVLKPEIYQA, from the coding sequence ATGCACCCCGATGTGTTAAAAATCAGCTTAACCGAAGAAGAAATTAAAGCACGGGTTAAAGAATTGGGTCAGCAAATCTCTAAAGATTATGAGGGCGAAAGTGTTCTAACCATTGGAATTTTAAAGGGTGCTATGATTTTCTTAGCCGATTTAGTGCGCAACATTACAGTGCCCACGTCCTTTGACTTTATGGCGGTATCCAGTTACGGTTCTTCCACCCAATCCTCCGGTGCAGTGAGGATTCTTAAGGACTTGGACAAGAGTATTGAAGGCAAGCATGTCATTATAGTCGAAGACATTGTAGATACTGGACTGACCCTCAACTACTTGGTGGATAACCTACGGGCCCGGGGACCCAAGAGTATTAAGATTTGTACTCTGTTAAGTAAGCCCGATCGCCGTACAGTGGGCGTAGATATTGACTACAATGGTTTCACCATTCCGGATGAATTTGTAGTGGGATACGGTTTAGATTATGACGAGCGTTATCGTAATTTACCATATATCGCGGTATTAAAGCCAGAAATTTATCAAGCATAA
- the purB gene encoding adenylosuccinate lyase: MIERYTLPEMKQIWSEENKFQKWLDVEIYACEAMVELGQVPAEALAVIKEKARFDVDRILEIESVVHHDVIAFTTCVAEYVGEESKYIHMGLTSSDVVDTAQCVRMKEAGEQILTRLHKFHDVLIEKAKEHRFTIMIGRTHGIHAEPMTFGLKMLLWAAEIERDIERMQHAVKTISVGKISGAVGTYANIDPRVEAHVCKRLGLTPSPLSTQVLQRDRHAEFMNTLAIIGCTLEKIATEVRALQRTDIREVEEFFAKGQKGSSAMPHKRNPIITERITGMARLLRGNALVAMENVALWHERDISHSSVERVIIPDSTTIVDYTLKKMTDIIANLLVYPEKMKHNMERTKGLVFSQRTLLALVDKGLIREKAYELVQRNAMECWKTGKEFKELLAADPEVAKLLSREDLDNIFEYSHYLKHIDEIYARFGL; this comes from the coding sequence ATGATTGAACGTTACACATTACCTGAAATGAAGCAAATCTGGTCCGAAGAGAACAAGTTTCAAAAGTGGCTGGATGTAGAAATATATGCTTGTGAGGCGATGGTTGAACTGGGACAAGTGCCCGCCGAGGCGTTGGCGGTAATTAAAGAAAAGGCCCGGTTTGACGTAGATCGCATTTTGGAAATTGAATCGGTGGTGCATCACGATGTCATTGCCTTTACCACCTGTGTGGCTGAATACGTTGGTGAAGAAAGTAAATATATCCACATGGGTTTGACATCTTCAGATGTGGTGGACACCGCCCAATGTGTTCGCATGAAGGAGGCTGGGGAGCAAATTCTTACCCGCCTGCACAAATTTCACGATGTATTAATAGAAAAGGCCAAGGAACATCGCTTTACCATCATGATTGGTCGCACCCACGGCATTCATGCCGAACCCATGACCTTTGGTTTAAAAATGTTGTTGTGGGCCGCAGAAATTGAGCGGGATATCGAAAGAATGCAACATGCCGTTAAAACCATCAGTGTAGGCAAAATTTCTGGCGCCGTTGGCACCTACGCCAACATTGACCCCAGGGTAGAGGCCCATGTCTGTAAAAGATTGGGTTTAACCCCTTCACCACTGTCCACCCAGGTGTTACAACGGGATCGTCATGCTGAGTTCATGAATACGTTGGCAATAATTGGTTGCACACTGGAGAAAATAGCCACTGAAGTGAGGGCGTTACAACGCACCGACATCAGAGAGGTAGAGGAATTCTTTGCCAAGGGGCAAAAGGGTTCATCGGCGATGCCCCACAAGCGCAACCCCATCATCACTGAACGCATCACTGGTATGGCCCGTCTGTTGCGGGGTAACGCCTTGGTGGCCATGGAAAACGTGGCTTTATGGCATGAGCGGGATATTTCCCACTCTTCAGTGGAAAGGGTAATTATTCCTGACAGCACCACCATTGTGGATTACACCTTGAAAAAAATGACTGATATCATTGCTAACCTGCTGGTTTACCCAGAGAAAATGAAACATAACATGGAAAGAACCAAAGGCTTAGTATTTTCCCAGCGCACGCTGCTGGCATTGGTGGATAAAGGTCTCATTAGGGAAAAGGCTTACGAACTGGTACAGCGCAATGCCATGGAATGCTGGAAAACCGGAAAAGAGTTCAAGGAACTGTTGGCGGCTGATCCAGAGGTGGCAAAGCTACTGTCCAGAGAAGACTTGGATAACATTTTTGAATACAGTCACTACCTGAAACATATAGATGAAATTTATGCTCGCTTTGGGCTATAG
- the purC gene encoding phosphoribosylaminoimidazolesuccinocarboxamide synthase, giving the protein MKKLEQLYEGKAKKVYKTDSPDHFWVEYKDDATAYNGTKKGIIVGKGVLNNLISAHFFKLLASKGVPNHFVELVNEREQIVKALQIIPVEVVVRNLSAGSMAKRLGIEEGLDLGGPVVDYCYKSDELGDPLITDDHIRALQLATTEQMQQIRETALKVNDILTNYMAERNVILVDYKLEFGIHKGEILLGDEISPDTCRFWDSQTREKLDKDRFRRDLGNVEEAYKEIYRRLTGEEVEI; this is encoded by the coding sequence ATGAAAAAGCTAGAACAATTATATGAAGGAAAGGCCAAAAAGGTTTATAAAACCGATAGTCCAGATCATTTTTGGGTGGAATACAAAGATGATGCCACCGCCTATAACGGCACTAAAAAAGGCATCATTGTCGGTAAAGGAGTTTTAAACAACCTGATCAGTGCTCACTTCTTTAAACTGCTGGCATCAAAAGGTGTACCCAACCATTTTGTGGAACTGGTTAACGAGCGGGAACAAATTGTAAAGGCATTACAAATTATTCCGGTGGAGGTTGTGGTGCGCAACCTCTCCGCCGGCAGTATGGCCAAGCGCCTGGGCATTGAAGAGGGGTTAGATTTGGGTGGCCCGGTGGTGGACTATTGCTATAAGAGCGACGAATTAGGAGACCCACTAATTACCGATGACCACATCCGGGCGTTGCAGTTGGCCACCACAGAGCAAATGCAACAGATTCGGGAGACAGCACTTAAAGTTAATGATATTCTCACTAACTATATGGCTGAAAGAAATGTAATTTTGGTGGACTACAAGCTTGAATTTGGTATCCATAAAGGTGAGATATTGCTGGGTGATGAAATTTCCCCAGACACTTGTCGCTTTTGGGATAGCCAAACTAGAGAAAAGCTGGACAAAGACCGCTTCCGTCGGGACTTAGGCAATGTGGAAGAGGCCTACAAAGAAATCTACCGCCGTCTAACAGGAGAAGAAGTGGAGATATAA
- the purS gene encoding phosphoribosylformylglycinamidine synthase subunit PurS, with product MFQAKIYITLRKSVLDPQGSVVTKSLHAMGYENVAEVRVGRYLVVDINAADPNDAETQVHEMCKKLLANPVIEDYTFTLTEV from the coding sequence ATGTTCCAGGCAAAAATTTATATTACTTTACGCAAGAGTGTCCTTGACCCCCAGGGGTCGGTGGTGACCAAGTCACTGCATGCCATGGGTTATGAAAATGTTGCCGAAGTGCGGGTGGGCCGTTACTTGGTGGTGGACATTAATGCTGCAGATCCAAATGATGCTGAAACACAGGTACATGAAATGTGCAAAAAACTATTGGCTAACCCGGTGATTGAAGATTACACATTCACTTTGACGGAGGTGTAG
- the fliY gene encoding flagellar motor switch phosphatase FliY: MTSDKLLNQEEIDLLMGNQMAGGASAEQVTQPNDVLSDDEKDALGEIGNISMGSASTTLSELLSQKVNITSPRVWISNKKDLLASFNIPYLVIKVEFVEGLSGFNVLVMKVRDALVIANLMMGGDGNPQQTELSEMEISAASEAMNMMIGTASTSLAQMFQKPVNISPPVSALLNDLADTEQNDVLSNHADDDNLVIVSFHMTIGDLVDTEIMQVLSVDTAKEEADLLLSSLNDTEYEEPAPAETISEDVMSDDEISQLINSLAESDNQPAPMKETAPVKPPPTQPVKTAQNSQMSASPPPRNLDLILDIPLQVSVVLGRTKQPIRDVLAIGPGSVVELQSLADEPVEILVNGTLVAEGEVVVVNENFGVKITNIISPEERIKRLAK; encoded by the coding sequence TTGACAAGTGATAAACTGCTAAACCAAGAAGAAATTGATTTGTTAATGGGCAATCAAATGGCTGGTGGTGCCTCCGCAGAACAAGTGACACAACCCAATGATGTGCTTTCAGATGATGAAAAGGACGCTTTGGGCGAAATTGGTAATATATCCATGGGATCTGCCTCCACCACACTATCAGAATTACTGAGCCAAAAGGTTAACATTACCAGTCCCCGGGTGTGGATATCTAACAAGAAGGATTTGCTGGCCAGTTTTAATATACCATATCTGGTGATCAAGGTTGAGTTTGTGGAAGGGCTCAGTGGTTTTAACGTCTTGGTAATGAAGGTAAGGGATGCACTGGTTATTGCCAACTTAATGATGGGGGGAGACGGCAATCCCCAGCAAACGGAACTGTCCGAAATGGAAATTAGTGCAGCTTCCGAAGCAATGAACATGATGATTGGCACCGCCTCAACTTCATTGGCCCAGATGTTTCAAAAGCCAGTGAACATTTCACCGCCGGTATCGGCGTTATTAAATGACTTAGCTGATACTGAACAAAATGATGTGTTATCCAACCATGCAGATGATGATAACCTGGTGATTGTTTCTTTCCATATGACCATTGGCGATTTGGTGGATACAGAAATCATGCAGGTGCTGAGTGTGGACACCGCCAAAGAAGAGGCCGACTTGTTGCTGTCCAGCTTAAATGACACGGAGTATGAAGAGCCTGCTCCGGCGGAAACCATCAGTGAAGATGTAATGTCCGACGATGAGATTAGCCAACTGATTAATTCATTGGCTGAGAGCGATAATCAACCGGCACCAATGAAGGAGACGGCGCCGGTAAAACCGCCGCCGACACAACCAGTGAAAACAGCACAGAATAGTCAAATGTCTGCATCACCACCACCCCGCAACCTGGACTTGATACTGGACATTCCGTTACAGGTATCGGTGGTGCTGGGCAGAACCAAGCAACCAATTAGAGATGTTTTGGCTATAGGCCCAGGTTCAGTGGTGGAATTACAGTCCTTAGCCGATGAACCGGTGGAGATTTTGGTCAACGGCACTTTGGTTGCCGAAGGTGAAGTGGTGGTAGTAAATGAAAACTTTGGGGTCAAGATAACTAATATCATTAGCCCCGAAGAAAGAATAAAGCGCCTAGCCAAGTAG
- a CDS encoding response regulator has product MSKKILIVDDAAFMRMMIKNIVVKAGFEVVGEAENGAVALELYKEHNPDLVTMDITMPDMDGIQAVKAIRAVNPNANIIMCSAMGQQAMVMEAIQAGAKDFIVKPFQQDRILQAIERVLNR; this is encoded by the coding sequence GTGAGTAAGAAAATTTTAATTGTAGATGACGCTGCATTTATGAGAATGATGATTAAAAATATTGTGGTTAAGGCCGGCTTTGAAGTGGTGGGAGAAGCAGAAAATGGTGCTGTGGCGTTAGAACTGTATAAAGAACATAACCCGGACTTGGTAACCATGGATATAACCATGCCAGATATGGACGGCATTCAGGCGGTGAAGGCAATTCGCGCTGTCAACCCTAATGCCAACATCATTATGTGTAGCGCCATGGGCCAGCAGGCCATGGTAATGGAGGCCATTCAAGCCGGAGCCAAGGACTTTATTGTTAAGCCATTCCAGCAGGACCGCATTTTACAAGCCATTGAGAGGGTATTAAATAGATAG
- a CDS encoding nucleotide pyrophosphohydrolase — MELKDMQADVDKWISQFEEGYWHPLSMLARMTEEVGELAREINHQFGEKPKKPTEGEGNLALELGDIMFIVACLANSLNIDLEEAFKGTMDKYYRRDSNRWTKKQDT, encoded by the coding sequence TTGGAACTTAAGGATATGCAGGCGGATGTGGATAAATGGATTAGTCAGTTTGAGGAAGGCTATTGGCATCCCCTTTCTATGTTGGCCCGGATGACCGAAGAAGTGGGAGAGTTAGCCCGGGAGATTAACCACCAATTCGGGGAAAAACCGAAAAAGCCCACCGAAGGGGAAGGCAACTTAGCGTTGGAATTGGGAGATATTATGTTTATTGTGGCCTGCCTGGCCAATTCTCTCAACATAGACCTGGAAGAGGCCTTTAAAGGCACTATGGACAAGTATTACCGGCGGGACAGCAACCGGTGGACAAAAAAACAAGATACCTAA